In the genome of Cryptomeria japonica chromosome 8, Sugi_1.0, whole genome shotgun sequence, one region contains:
- the LOC131035879 gene encoding leucine-rich repeat protein 2 — MCATSKEIWVVTEGREFATQMNMRMTMDSMVLSLRKLTAVLMVMVIGLCARPCLSSNSEGDALHAFRRSLSDPENVLQSWDPTLVNPCTWFHITCNQDNHVTRVDLGNSNLSGHLVPDLGKLEHLQYLELYKNRIEGSIPEEFGNLKSLISLDLYNNNLTGHVPRSLGKLKSLVFLRLNNNWLTGQIPRELASIPTLKVADVSNNNLCGTIPTTGPFEHFPLKNFENNPRLRGPELLGGAAYDSGC; from the exons ATGTGTGCAACGTCTAAGGAAATTTGGGTTGTAACAGAAGGCAGGGAATTTGCAACGCAGATGAACATGCGAATGACAATGGATTCAATGGTTCTTTCCCTAAGGAAATTGACAGCAGTtttgatggtgatggtgattggGTTGTGCGCAAGGCCATGCCTTTCATCCAATTCAGAAGGAGACGCACTCCATGCCTTCAGGAGGAGTTTATCAGATCCAGAAAATGTTTTGCAGAGCTGGGATCCTACACTCGTCAATCCTTGTACATGGTTCCACATCACATGCAATCAGGACAACCATGTTACCAGAGT GGACTTAGGCAATTCAAATCTTTCTGGTCATCTGGTGCCCGACCTTGGAAAGCTCGAGCACTTGCAGTATTT GGAGCTGTACAAAAACCGAATTGAAGGAAGCATACCAGAAGAATTTGGCAATTTGAAGAGCCTTATTAGCCTGGATTTGTACAATAATAATCTTACGGGTCATGTTCCTCGTTCATTGGGGAAATTGAAGTCGCTTGTATTTCT ACGCCTTAACAACAATTGGCTAACTGGACAAATTCCCAGAGAACTTGCTTCAATTCCAACACTCAAAGTCGC GGATGTATCGAATAATAACCTCTGTGGAACTATCCCGACTACTGGACCATTTGAGCACTTCCCTTTGAAGAA TTTTGAGAACAATCCTCGTCTTCGAGGTCCCGAATTGTTAGGTGGAGCTGCATACGATAGTGGATGCTGA